In Fusarium oxysporum Fo47 chromosome VII, complete sequence, the following proteins share a genomic window:
- a CDS encoding S-adenosyl-L-methionine-dependent methyltransferase, with protein MHKRFKRNERMNERTKVPIQYLQHHLFLRTFDNKLGLAPPNLPGSNVERVLDVGTGTGIWAIDFADDHPEAEVRGIDLSPIQPNFVPANVEFQIDDIDEEWNYSAPFTYIHSRMMNMSIQNWEDYLRKIFDNLAPGGYVELQDIDAFMESDDGTLTEAHALSKWCKLLREAAVKLGRPYIPTKDLKGIMDKVGFTSIVETRFKWPSNRWPKDKKYKELGAWNNENTNLVLESITLSPLTRGLDWTMEEVNVLLVDVRKELNDPNIHAYWPICSVYGRTTSSNKGLEEVNVVLTDREIVDRSVSWMEPVLCKG; from the exons ATGCATAAACGTTTTAAACGGAACGAACGAATGAACGAACGAACGAAAGTGCCCATACAGT ACCTGCAGCACCATTTGTTTCTCCGAACCTTCGACAACAAACTTGGTCTCGCCCCACCAAACCTACCCGGTTCCAATGTCGAACGAGTTCTCGACGTGGGCACTGGTACAGGTATTTGGGCAATTGACTTTGCGGATGATCATCCTGAGGCCGAG GTTCGCGGGATCGACCTTTCTCCCATTCAGCCTAACTT TGTCCCTGCCAATGTGGAGTTTCAGATCGACGATATTGACGAGGAGTGGAATTATTCTGCGCCGTTTACTTACATTCACAGCAGAATGATGAACATGAGCATTCAGAACTGGGAGGACTATCTACGCAAAATCTTTGA TAATCTTGCTCCAGGCGGCTACGTCGAACTCCAAGATATTGATGCTTTCATGGAGTCTGACGACGGTACTCTTACCGAAGCACATGCACTATCGAAATGGTGTAAGCTTCTACGTGAAGCAGCGGTCAAATTGGGTCGCCCGTACATACCAACCAAAGATTTGAAGGGGATTATGGACAAAGTTGGATTCACCAGTATCGTCGAAACTCGTTTCAAGTGGCCGTCAAACCGCTGGCCCAAGGACAAAAAATACAAGGAGCTCGGAGCATGGAACAATGAGAACACGaaccttgttcttgaatCAATCACTCTCTCACCATTAACGAGGGGCCTTGATTGGACTATGGAGGAAGTCAATGTTCTTTTAGTTGATGTGAGAAAGGAGTTGAATGATCCAAACATTCATGCCTACTGGCCAAT TTGCTCAGTTTATGGAAG GACCACGTCATCTAACAAAGGATTAGAAGAGGTTAACGTTGTCCTCACTGATCGTGAGATTGTCGATCGATCTGTCTCTTGGATGGAGCCTGTCTTGTGCAAAGGTTAG
- a CDS encoding uncharacterized protein (expressed protein) gives MTVYSLPLPSAEPTMPPAAGSSRHGSPFGSPLECRPKFTVKRKADSRPLILSKRHQASPASRQQVEHSHILPGAFRNTVAAGSGDSPSSPSTISLEGLVRKDRERLYVHPLQWTMQHLLVLHCQFVDHTRTPDKMFERPEANGPRNTPQNHQLTIPPTAATALNQLQTKFHDPTVRVWAVEVFLTAYKLISPRPPSSSIFESLQLRYGKHLEILKVGRVYSQPSMVLAYIDLDNVRSLRRATVYTKWYRKLFKQWPDNKPVRAILKKRLRRMQPRERQYDPFLLPVLVALGQERRRRSFVSGIPDPFSGAHEPPSSPNLPQGTRRASTNVTILATTSHDPEHIWAYTVEFTDAFLDCFDDPSKPCEADQLSISHSRIPLSPIEVTTTMLLETLATKH, from the exons ATGACAGTCTATTCCTTACCGCTTCCTTCCGCAGAGCCCACGATGCCACCAGCTGCCGGCTCCAGCCGTCACGGATCTCCTTTCGGTAGCCCCCTGGAATGTCGCCCGAAATTCACAGTAAAGCGAAAAGCCGACAGCCGTCCGTTAATTCTATCCAAACgacatcaagcttctcccGCCAGCCGACAACAAGTGGAACACTCACACATCCTACCAGGTGCTTTCAGAAATACTGTTGCTGCGGGTTCTGGCGattctccatcttctccttcaacaatATCATTAGAGGGCCTGGTCCGTAAAGATAGAGAACGACTGTATGTTCACCCTTTACAATGGACGATGCAGCATCTTCTTGTACTTCATTGCCAATTCGTGGACCACACTCGGACGCCCGATAAAATGTTTGAGCGACCTGAAGCGAATGGTCCGAGAAATACTCCGCAAAACCACCAATTAACAATCCCGCCAACCGCCGCAACCGCTTTGAACCAGTTGCAGACAAAGTTCCATGATCCGACAGTGAGGGTATGGGCTGTTGAGGTTTTCCTTACTGCTTACAAACTCATCAGTCCAAGGCCGCCGAGTAGCTCGATCTTCGAATCACTTCAACTTCGTTACGGAAAGCACCTAGAAATCCTTAAAGTGGGCCGTGTTTACTCACAACCATCCATGGTTTTGGCTTACATAGATCTGGACAATGTTAGATCACTACGGCGGGCCACAGTCTACACCAAATGGTATCGGAAGCTTTTCAAGCAATGGCCTGATAACAAGCCTGTGAGAGCAATTTTGAAGAAAAGGTTACGCCGAATGCAACCTCGAGAACGGCAATATGATCCGTTCTTACTGCCGGTTCTAGTAGCTTTAGGGCAAGAGAGGCGGCGACGTAGCTTTGTTAGCGGTATTCCTGACCCATTTTCAGGAGCACACGAGCCGCCGTCAAGCCCAAATCTGCCGCAGGGCACGAGACGAGCCTCTACAAAT GTTACTATCTTAGCTACAACCAGTCATGATCCGGAACACATTTGGGCATACACTGTTGAATTCACCGATGCCTTTCTAGACTGCTTTGACGACCCTTCCAAGCCCTGCGAAGCGGATCAATTATCCATATCACACTCAAGAATACCACTCTCACCGATTGAGGTGACCACGACAATGCTGTTGGAGACCCTTGCCACGAAGCATTAG